Proteins from a single region of Dictyostelium discoideum AX4 chromosome 5 chromosome, whole genome shotgun sequence:
- the ranbp1 gene encoding Ran binding protein 1 domain-containing protein — protein MSEVEKKEEETTTTTTVEKTEEKKEETSSFAPAAEIKEYAADVEPNVEYEATLKRDVVEVKTNEENEDTLFEIRAKLYRFDTDPSPQWKERGTGNVRFLEDKDSKRIRVVMRRDKTLKVCLNHHISPALSLGEMTGSDKSWVWKCPKDFSDEEKPEGVEELFAIRFATPENAGLFKTEFQKCQAKNEAIEKKTE, from the exons atgtcaGAAGTCgaaaagaaagaagaagaaaccaccaccactaccactgtCGAAAAGACTGAGgaaaagaaagaagaaaCCTCTTCATTTGCCCCAGCCGCtgaaataaaagaatatgCTGCCGATGTTGAACCAAACGTTGAATATGAAGCAACCCTTAAAAGagatgttgttgaagttaAAACCAACGAAGAAAACGAAGATACTTTATTTGAAAT CCGTGCAAAATTATACAGATTTGATACAGACCCATCACCACAATGGAAAGAAAGAGGTACTGGTAATGTTAGATTCTTAGAAGATAAAGATTCAAAGAGAATCAGAGTTGTCATGAGAAGAGACAAAACATTAAAAGTTTGTTTAAATCATCACATCTCACCAGCTTTATCATTAGGTGAAATGACTGGTAGTGATAAATCATGGGTTTGGAAATGTCCAAAGGATTTCTCAGATGAAGAAAAACCAGAAGGTGTTGAAGAGTTATTTGCAATTAGATTCGCCACCCCAGaaa atgCTGGACTTTTCAAAACTGAATTCCAAAAATGTCAAGCCAAAAATGaagcaattgaaaaaaaaactgaataa
- the mlh1 gene encoding MutL DNA mismatch repair protein: MDFLKSLPPLQTTDSNSTTAAVNTTTTTATNTATTTATNTATTTTTTTTTNLNNLINESKKKIHRLTQEVVNKISAGEVIQRPSNALKELLENCLDAKSTTITVTVKDGGMKFLQIQDNGSGIRLEDMGIVCERFTTSKLTKFEDLRSIQSFGFRGEALSSISHVSHLKILTKTADSPCAYRACYLNGKLTPPSPNEQSSDPKPCAGVNGTQITVEDLFFNTPSRKNVLKNTVDEHSRIVLLMKKYAINNPTVSFILKKQGDPTPEVHTSGGQNSLEKDVIGSLYGTDLSKELKIITIDPNNPNPNNDDDDNISGSQIKNSNLNRLDFTMKGFFSSTNYNSKKINFILFINGRLVDSKNLKTGLEQVYSKYLPKGTHPFMFIRLLVPPKNIDVNIHPTKSEVKILHEEQIIEFIQQKVDQELSISSNSKTFSTQILLPGFDQDNVSSSQKKQKNSQSSSTQTKSTNNNNNPTSRKEPIEYAKDKIRSDSKSQTLDAFLNPMDYNNNNDSSIDDNDGSGIGRYDDVDGSAGAAGAGGKFNDNLIFNDNSENEAPRDIDNPLSSVTPIKSKEQRQQQSTTTTTTTTTTTATTKSNSPASKNDIKKLQEHTFITPRKTRKYKQVELTSIKTLISEFQSNVHDGLKEFFNDCVFVGCLDHSYALVQFGKKLYLINLENITKELFYQLSLLRFSDFDSIKFSQSLSIYSLLLVSLDSPLSGWMESDGPKDKIADYLTKLLISKKELLNEYFSIEINEDGELVGIPQVLDHYVPCTDNLPIFLLKLATEVEWEFEKECFAGIVKEISSFFKIEPSFLKLRDTQVNNQQQTNSTTTTNNINFIKKDGKEWIIQHLIFPAFRKLSPPKKFANDGSVIQITTLDNLYKVFERC; encoded by the coding sequence ATGGATTTTCTTAAATCGCTACCACCTTTACAAACAACAGATAGTAATTCGACAACAGCAGCAgtaaatacaacaacaacaacagcgacaaatacagcaacaacaacagcgacaaatacagcaacaacaacaacaacaacaacaacaacaaatttaaataatttaataaatgaaagtaaaaaaaagattcataGATTAACTCAAGAagttgtaaataaaatatcagcAGGTGAAGTTATACAAAGACCAAGTAAtgcattaaaagaattattagagAATTGTTTAGATGcaaaatcaacaactatTACAGTTACAGTTAAAGATGGTGGTATGAAATTCTTACAAATTCAAGACAATGGTTCTGGTATTAGATTGGAGGATATGGGCATTGTTTGTGAACGTTTCACCACAAGTAAATTAACTAAATTTGAAGATCTAAGAAGTATTCAATCATTTGGATTTCGTGGTGAAGCATTATCAAGTATAAGTCACGTTTCTCACTTGAAAATTCTAACTAAAACCGCTGATTCACCATGTGCCTATCGTGCATGTTATCTTAATGGTAAATTAACACCACCTTCACCAAATGAACAATCATCAGATCCAAAACCATGTGCCGGTGTAAATGGTACCCAAATCACTGttgaagatttatttttcaatacaCCCTCTCGTAAGAATGTCTTAAAGAATACAGTCGATGAACATTCAAGAATCgttttattaatgaaaaaatatgCAATCAATAATCCAACAGTATCTTTTATCCTAAAGAAACAAGGCGACCCAACTCCTGAGGTTCATACAAGTGGTGGTCAAAATTCTTTAGAAAAAGATGTTATAGGTTCATTATATGGTACTGATTTAagtaaagaattaaaaattattacaattgatCCAAATAATCCCAATCCTAAtaacgatgatgatgataatattagTGGTagtcaaattaaaaattcaaatttaaatagattAGATTTTACAATGAAAGGCTTTTTTTCAAGtacaaattataattcaaagaaaattaattttattctatttattAATGGTAGATTGGttgattcaaaaaatttaaaaactggTCTAGAACAAGTTTATAGTAAATATCTACCAAAAGGAACTCATCCATTCATGTTTATTAGGCTATTAGTACCACCAAAGAATATTGATGTTAATATTCATCCAACAAAGAGTGAAGTTAAAATTTTACATGAAGAACAAATCATTGAATTCATTCAACAAAAAGTTGATCAAGAATTAAGTATctcttcaaattcaaaaacttTTTCAACTCAAATTTTATTACCTGGTTTTGATCAAGATAACGTTTCATCATcacaaaagaaacaaaaaaattcaCAATCCTCTTCAACTCAAACGAAatcaaccaataataataacaatccAACTAGTAGAAAAGAACCAATTGAATATgcaaaagataaaattagaTCAGATTCGAAAAGTCAAACTTTAGATGCATTTTTAAATCCAAtggattataataataataatgatagtagtattgatgataatgatggtagTGGAATTGGCAGatatgatgatgttgatggtaGTGCTGGAGCTGCTGGTGCTGGtggtaaatttaatgataatttaatttttaatgataatagtgaAAATGAAGCACCACGTGATATTGATAATCCTTTATCAAGTGTTacaccaattaaatcaaaagaacaacgacaacaacaatctacaactacaactacaactacaacaacaacaactgcaacaacaaaatcaaatagtCCAGCATCAAagaatgatattaaaaaattacaagaACATACATTTATAACACCAAGAAAAACTAGAAAGTATAAACAAGTTGAATTAACAAGTATAAAAACTTTGATCTCAGAATTTCAATCAAATGTTCATGATGggttaaaagaatttttcaATGATTGTGTTTTTGTTGGTTGTTTAGATCATTCCTATGCATTGGTACAATTTGGAAAGAaactttatttaatcaatttaGAGAATATAACAAAGGAacttttttatcaattatcatTACTTAGATTCTCTGATTTCGATAGTATTAAATTTAgtcaatcattatcaatttattCATTGTTATTGGTTTCATTAGATTCACCATTATCAGGTTGGATGGAATCTGATGGTCCAAAAGATAAGATTGCAGACTATCTAACCAAATTGTTAATctcaaaaaaagaattactaaatgaatatttctcaattgaaattaatgaagatGGTGAACTTGTTGGTATTCCTCAAGTACTTGATCATTATGTACCTTGTACTGATAACTTACcaatctttttattaaaattggcTACCGAAGTTGAATGggaatttgaaaaagaatgTTTTGCTGGTATAGTTAAAGAAATCTCTTCCTTTTTCAAAATTGAaccttcttttttaaaattacgtGACACTCAAgtaaataatcaacaacaaacaaattctaccaccacaacaaataatataaatttcattaaaaaagatgGTAAAGAATGGATTattcaacatttaatttttccagCTTTTAGAAAATTATCACCACCAAAGAAATTTGCAAATGATGGATCTGTAATACAAATTACAACTcttgataatttatataaagtttttgaaagatgttaa
- a CDS encoding TatD-related deoxyribonuclease, whose product MFRGTVDRAGNREGKKTSLRKTGKDKKQSSSQVQEEALGRTKPIPEFNDSGHENSIIDSGANLVNRHLENDLGRVIHRAKQQHVDAIVIITNDFEKSENSIKTSISNPGTIYSVVGIHPSNISSKKMSDKLFLQLINQLKTHSINQNVVGIYTGLDYERDYGLKFPQEKFMKAQISLAAELGLPVVLQDFGGGDGLLEVLKDSKKDIIRGMIYCFNSSSSFLQKFVDMDFYISFNGLLCEQSDKGDQLRDFITKVPLDRILLVSDSPNNTPQNIPDQHVRESRNEPSNLPFVLDIAATSLNMSVKDLSKQIKENSKRFYSLSLDSTTTTTTENSEENSVENSVEKTEEKNEEKSIDKKKASKGKGKNNNNNNLETTTTTTTTTTTKSSKEIEKLNKKSIKQQQKELNLLMDDEINSDDNDDDDEESDEEEEEEEESDEDEESKTIKKINKNISKLTKDQQENIHYSCKKCRSKLFTHGEIISHEEKSKVLDHNYIKQKNKELQQATGNIGEGIYNGNSYITATHSIGCKSFFLPPLDWMKVDITKNNFKVVCPNCDNKLGSYSHTGEKCSCSSMIGESCRILKTRVDTVYLGDNGKLLDLSLLNLEDDEDDEDDEDGLGKLKKKKSAKKNVKKDNRNNLSNYRNKIQSAKKPITKEQENNNNNNDSDSDN is encoded by the exons atgtttagaGGTACAGTTGATAGAGCAGGTAATAGAGAAGGTAAAAAAACAAGTTTAAGAAAAACTGGTAAAGATAAGAAACAAAGCTCATCACAAGTTCAAGAAGAGGCACTTGGTAGAACCAAACCAATACCAGAATTCAACGATTCAGGACACGAAAATTCAATCATTGATTCAGGTGCAAACTTGGTCAATAGACATTTAGAGAATGATTTAGGTCGTGTAATTCATAGAGCAAAACAACAACATGTAGATGCAATCGTTATCATTAccaatgattttgaaaaatctgaaaattcaattaaaacttcaatttcaaatcctGGTACTATCTATAGTGTAGTTGGTATTCATCCATCAAATATTAgttcaaaaaaaatgagtgataaattatttttacaattaattaatcaattaaaaact cattcaattaatcaaaatgTTGTTGGTATTTATACAGGATTAGATTATGAAAGAGATTATGGATTAAAATTCCCACAAGAAAAGTTTATGAAAGCACAAATTTCATTAGCAGCTGAATTGGGATTACCAGTTGTTTTACAAGATTTTGGAGGTGGTGATGGATTATTAGAAGTTTTAAAAGATagtaaaaaagatattattcgTGGTATGATCTATTGTTtcaatagtagtagtagtttcTTACAGAAATTCGTCGATATGGATTTCTATATCAGTTTCAATGGTTTACTTTGTGAACAATCGGATAAAGGTGACCAATTAAGAGATTTCATTACTAAAGTACCATTGGATAGAATTTTATTGGTATCTGATTCACCAAATAATACTCCACAAAATATACCAGATCAACATGTTCGTGAATCAAGAAATGAACCTTCAAATCTTCCATTTGTTTTAGATATTGCTGCAACTTCTTTAAATATGTCTGttaaagatttatcaaaacaaattaaagaaaattctaaaagattttattcaCTTTCTTTagattcaacaacaacaacaacaacagaaaATAGTGAAGAAAATAGTGTAGAAAATAGTGTAGAAAAAACTGAAGAAAAGAATGaagaaaaatcaattgataaaaaaaaagcatcAAAAGGTAAAggaaagaataataataataataatttagaaactactaccactaccactactactaccactactaaatcatcaaaagaaattgaaaaacttaataaaaaatcaattaaacaacaacaaaaagaattaaatttattaatggatgatgaaattaattcagatgataatgatgatgatgatgaagagagtgatgaagaagaagaagaagaagaagagagtgatgaagatgaagaatcaaaaacaattaaaaaaattaataaaaatatttcaaaattaacaaaGGATCAACAAGAGAATATTCATTATTCATGTAAAAAATGTagatcaaaattatttacacATGGTGAGATCATTTCGCATGAAGAGAAATCAAAGGTATTGGAtcataattatattaaacaAAAGAATAAGGAATTGCAACAAGCTACTGGTAACATTGGTGAAGGTATTTACAATGGCAATAGTTATATAACTGCAACTCATTCCATCGGTTGTAAATCATTCTTTTTACCACCTTTGGATTGGATGAAAGTTGATATCAccaaaaacaatttcaaagTGGTTTGTCCAAATTGTGACAATAAATTAGGTTCCTACAGTCATACAGGTGAGAAATGTTCATGTAGTTCAATGATTGGTGAATCTtgtagaattttaaaaacaagaGTCGATACTGTCTATTTAGGtgataatggtaaattattggatttatcattattaaatttagaagatgatgaagatgatgaagatgatgaagatggtttaggaaaattaaagaaaaagaaatctgCTAAAAAGAAtgttaaaaaagataatcgTAATAATCTTTCAAActatagaaataaaattcaatctgctaaaaaaccaataacaaaagaacaagaaaataataataataataatgattctgATAGTGATAATTAG
- the tmem164 gene encoding TMEM164 family protein: MKYLIEVIGETFLSISDPIDHRHWFLSKEQHAYEFIFMNLFYLVVIFIGINLNKKREYENQRKPKPIPEKDYPSLLNKIVAIILAINVFLNLIYKCLRGWRVVFFMLQPCHIVSTIYCYCLLTNNYQFGRKVFKISIYYILVTIAALVAPDLADLTLPFECYNFFIQHYALLIAPFLLQAYRYNIEFELPYALISQGLFGISHFFVFEIFCFISGTNINYMLFPPPLGEFSYLTQESYRVGIAFILFILALGIGRLVILIGSKIRSTFLLKNKSK, translated from the exons atgaaatactTAATTGAAGTAATCGGTGAAACTTTTCTCAGTATATCAGACCCAATCGATCATCGTCATTGGTTCCTTTCAAAAGAACAACATGCAtatgaatttatatttatgaatttattttatttagtaGTTATATTTA ttggaattaatttaaataaaaaaagagaatatgaaaatcaaagaaaaccaaaaccaattcCAGAAAAAGATTATCcaagtttattaaataaaattgtagcAATTATTTTAGCAAtcaatgtttttttaaatcttattTATAAATGTCTTCGTGGTTGGAGAGTTGTATTTTTTATGCTTCAACCATGTCATATTGTTAGCACAatctattgttattgtttacttacaaataattatcaatttggtagaaaagtttttaaaatttcaatttattatatattagtaac aattgcaGCATTAGTAGCACCAGATTTAGCAGATTTAACATTACCATTTGAAtgttataattttttcattcaaCATTATGCATTATTAATTGCaccatttttattacaaGCCTATAGatataatattgaatttgaattaccATATGCATTAATTTCTCAAGGTTTATTTGGTATTTCACATTTCTTTGTATTTGAAATCTTTTGTTTCATAAGTGGTACAAATATCAACTATATGTTATTCCCACCACCATTAGGCGAATTTTCTTATTTAACTCAAGAATCCTATAGAGTTGGTATtgcttttattttattcatacTCGCATTAGGAATTGGTCGtttagtaattttaattggcTCAAAAATTAGATCAACTTTTTtacttaaaaataaatcaaaataa
- a CDS encoding LMBR1-like conserved region-containing protein, translating into MFPISVGWIAFAGVLLTLIALNYFIVKYYSDKHESGKITTIISVIGLTLTLLCVMLIPVDILNVSTMSHSDGTQISPYSISQRTEGVKMLYYILYGSILGVSLILVPFAYFYHEEYDENIPTCSRVYAGCKFTIFFILFTIILLVVGAFVRPGSKPIDDQNVKDWINDEVLNQNAIESSVLFAISCLTVLGFLVFAVYTSYGLSAFPIGLIKGKKRTDDDKSDINKDLWKAKEKSSFYSSKYASGKSLSEKEQSTLSLLRGKERALSKRSERLDNSNKGFRKILVIFRPFAFIFGFIFILVSLLIIISIVLSLVDKISSSVCGSACGFLSTYPQLKNPFDIILTKLAPYFPLDYIIIGGLIFFIYSCTLSGITRIGIRFLWINMFEFGYRKTFPQGLLLASVLLMLSNLCLNMQIVNLAPRYVMYGAQVYLNGTSVIPCTINAPTDLCIMSEIGLLTSRIQLGISFFGIVFYYGTWVIVATFILGLAVSIFKRRPSAALSYSGDSDEEEI; encoded by the exons atgtttCCCATTTCAGTAGGGTGGATAGCATTTGCAGGTGTTCTTCTc acgtTAATtgcattaaattattttatagttAAATATTACTCAGATAAACATGAAAGTGGAAAAATTACAACAATCATTTCAGTAATTGGACTTACATTAACACTTTTATGTGTTATGCTTATTCCagttgatattttaaatgtttcaaCAATGTCACATAGTGATGGTACACAAATTTCACCATATTCAATCTCTCAAAGAACTGAAGGTGTTAAAATGTTATATTATA tattATATGGATCAATTTTAGGAGTTTCACTAATTTTAGTACCATTTGCATATTTTTATCATGAAGaatatgatgaaaatattCCAACATGTTCAAGAGTTTATGCAGGATgtaaatttacaatatttttcatattgtttacaattatattattgGTTGTTGGTGCATTTGTTAGACCAGGATCTAAACCAATCGATGATCAAAATGTAAAGGATTGGATCAATGATGAAGTACTCAATCAAAATGCTATTGAATCATCGGTACTTTTTGCTATTTCATGTTTGACAGTATTGGGTTTCTTGGTGTTTGCGGTCTACACATCCTATGGGTTATCAGCATTCCCAATTGGTTTGATCAAAGGTAAGAAGAGAACCGATGACGATAAATCCGACATCAATAAGGATCTTTGGAAAGCTAAAGAAAAGAGTAGTTTCTATTCATCAAAGTATGCATCGGGCAAATCATTATCAGAAAAAGAACAAAGCACCCTCTCATTGTTGAGGGGTAAGGAAAGAGCATTATCAAAACGTTCAGAAAGATTGGATAATTCAAACAAAGGATTTAGAAAGATTTTAGTCATCTTTAGACCATTTGCATTCATTTTTGGTTTCATCTTTATCTTGGTCTCTTTATTGATCATTATCTCCATCGTCTTATCGTTGGTCGATAAAATCTCAAGTAGTGTCTGTGGTTCGGCTTGCGGTTTCCTTTCAACTTATCCACAATTGAAAAATCCATTCGATATCATTCTCACCAAATTGGCCCCATATTTCCCATTGGATTATATCATTATTGGtggtttaatatttttcatttattctTGTACTTTATCTGGTATCACTAGAATTGGTATTAGATTTTTATGGATTAAT atgtTTGAATTTGGATATCGTAAAACTTTCCCACAAGGTTTATTACTTGCATCAGTGTTATTAATGTTAAGTAATTTATGTTTAAATATgcaaattgtaaatttagcACCAAGATATGTTATGTATGGTGCTCAAGTCTATTTGAATGGTACTTCAGTTATACCATGTACAATTAATGCACCAACAGATCTTTGTATTATGTCAGAAATTGGTCTTTTAACTTCACGTATTCAATTAGGTATTTCTTTCTTTGGTATTGTATTTTATTATGGTACTTGGGTAATTGTTGCAACTTTTATTTTAGGTTTAGCtgtttcaatatttaaaagaagaCCATCTGCTGCTTTAAGTTATTCTGGTGATAGTGATGAAGaagagatttaa